One window from the genome of Tolypothrix sp. NIES-4075 encodes:
- a CDS encoding class I SAM-dependent methyltransferase has translation MATIFRDWSYRYQWLYDSISRLAALSVGGEARFRQLALHRLTIESDTKVLDLCCGSGQGTQVLVKYSQNVTGLDASPLSLKRARQNVPQAQYVEAFAEKMPFADNEFDLVHTSVALHEMQPEQLRQIIKEVYRVLKPGGVFTLVDFHNPTNPLFVPGLSLFLLLFETQTAWQLLKTDLPELLTQSGFRECDRTLTAGGSLQLIKARK, from the coding sequence GTGGCAACAATTTTCAGAGATTGGAGTTACCGCTATCAATGGTTGTATGATTCTATATCTCGCTTGGCGGCTTTAAGCGTCGGTGGTGAAGCGCGTTTTCGACAGCTTGCTTTGCACAGGCTAACGATTGAATCAGATACTAAAGTTTTAGATTTGTGTTGCGGTAGCGGTCAAGGAACGCAAGTATTAGTCAAATATTCACAAAATGTAACAGGACTGGATGCTTCACCGCTATCTTTAAAACGAGCAAGGCAGAATGTGCCGCAAGCGCAGTATGTCGAAGCTTTTGCAGAGAAAATGCCGTTTGCAGATAATGAGTTTGATCTTGTGCATACTAGCGTTGCCTTACACGAAATGCAGCCCGAACAATTGCGACAAATAATTAAAGAAGTTTATCGAGTGCTGAAACCAGGTGGGGTATTTACATTAGTGGATTTTCATAATCCCACCAACCCTTTATTCGTGCCTGGGTTGTCGCTGTTTTTGCTATTGTTTGAGACACAGACAGCTTGGCAGTTGTTGAAAACCGATTTACCTGAATTGTTGACACAGAGCGGATTTCGAGAATGCGATCGCACTTTAACTGCCGGTGGAAGTTTGCAATTAATCAAAGCGAGAAAATAG